The Halomonas sp. 'Soap Lake #6' genomic sequence GGGTGGAATCAATGTCCCGGGCACCCTTCGTCATGGGCAAAGCAGAACAAGCCTTCTCACGCCAAGCCGATATCTTCGACACCACCATCGGCTGGCGCTTTATCAATCGCGCCATGAAAGCTCAGTTTGGCGTGGACTCCATGCCCGAAACCGCTGAGAACGTGGCCGAACAATTTGGTATTTCCCGGGAAGACCAAGATGCTTTCGCACTCCGCAGCCAGCAGCGCACCGCCGCCGCTATGGAGGCTGGCCGCCTGGCCGCAGAGATCGTGCCCGTTGTAATTCCCAGGCGCAAGCAAGACCCGCTGATCGTGGATGCCGATGAGCACCCACGTGCCTCTACTACCGCTGAGCAGCTCGCCAAGCTGCCTACCCCCTTTCGCGAAGGCGGCAGCGTCACAGCAGGTAACGCCTCGGGCGTTAATGATGGCGCCTGCGCACTACTGATGGCATCCCCCGAGCAAGCAGAGCGTTTCGGCCTTAAGGCTCGTGCCCGTGTGGTAGGCATGGCCACCGCCGGGGTAGAACCCCGCATTATGGGGTTCGGTCCCTCTCCAGCCACCCGCAAGGTGCTGGCCCAAACCGGGCTTACTCTGGAGCAGATGGATGTCATCGAACTTAACGAAGCTTTCGCCGCCCAGGCCTTGGCGGTCATGCGTGATCTGGGCCTTAGCGATGACGCCGAACACGTCAACCCTAATGGAGGTGCCATCGCGCTAGGCCACCCACTGGGCATGAGTGGCGCACGGCTAGTCACCACCGCGCTGCATGAACTCGAACGTCGGCAAGGACGCTTTGCGCTATGCACTATGTGTATTGGCGTCGGCCAGGGTATTGCGCTGATCATTGAGCGCTTATAAGCCATTACTAACACCAATCCATAGACCATGGCGCATTTAGAACCTAGTCCAATAACAACTTGCCTGACCGGAGACCCCCGATGAATCAGCCCGCTACGCCTATCGACACTGCAACGCTCGATCCCCTGGAAACTGCCAGCGTCGACGAGCTGCGCGCCACTCAGCTCAAGCGCCTGAAGTGGAGCCTGAAGCACGCTTACGACAATGTGCCCTTCTACCGCCAGTCTTTCGACAAAGCCGGGGTACATCCCGACGATATCCAGACGCTGGCGGATCTCGCCAAACTGCCTTTTACCACTAAGGCCGATTTACGCGATAACTACCCGTTTGGCATGCTGGCCACGCCAATGAGCGAGATAGTACGCATTCACGCCTCCAGCGGCACCACTGGGCAACCTACGGTAGTGGGCTACACCCAGAAGGATATTGATGTGTGGTCCGATGTAGTGGCGCGTTCAATCCGCGCCGCCGGCGGCAGTCGCAGTGACAAAGTGCATGTGGCCTATGGCTACGGCCTGTTCACTGGCGGGCTGGGCGCTCACTATGGCGCCGAACGCCTGGGCTGCGCGGTGATCCCCATGTCGGGCGGCCAAACTGAGAAACAGGTTCAGTTGATCCGTGACTTCGAGCCGGACATCATCATGGTCACTCCCTCGTACATGCTCAACATCGCTGACGAGATGGAGCGTCAAGGCATCGACCCCCACACACTGCCGCTGCGTACCGGTATTTTTGGCGCCGAGCCCTGGACCGACAGCATGCGCACCGCCCTTGAGAAGCGCTTGGGTATCGACGCATTGGATATCTATGGCCTGTCGGAAGTGATGGGCCCAGGCGTAGGCATGGAGTGCCTGGAAACCAAGGATGGCCCGACCATCTGGGAAGACCACTTCTACCCAGAAATTATCGATCCAGCCAGTGGCGAAGTGCTACCCGACGGCGAATATGGCGAGCTGGTATTCACCACCTTGACTAAAGAAGGCCTGCCGGTGATTCGCTACCGCACCCGCGACCTGACCCGTTTACTGCCGGGCACTGCACGCCCCATGCGGCGTATCGACAAGATTACTGGCCGAAGCGACGACATGCTGATCATTCGTGGGGTGAATGTGTTCCCCACCCAGATCGAAGAGCAGTTGCTTAAGATCGCGGCACTTTCTCCTCACTACGAAATTGAAATCAGCCGCCAAGGCAATATGGATACGGTGCTTGTACGTGTGGAGGCGAATCATCATGACATCGCCCGCGACCCCGTGGCCTGTGAACAAGCCGCGCAGCAGCTCCGCCACGCTATCAAGACTTACATTGGTATTAGCAGCCAGGTTGAAGTGTGCCCGGTAGAAAGCGTTATGCGCTCGCTGGGCAAAGCCAGACGCGTTAAAGATCTACGTTAATACCAATCGCTGGTACCTACCGGGCCCAGCCTAGGGTTGCTCGGATCATGTGGCAACCAACTTAAGATCTTGCCTGCCGTATCAAAAAAGCCCCAGAGGGGCTTTTTTGATACCTAAAATTCTTCTTAATTTAACAATCACAAAACGTTAAGAGTAACTCCCAAAGGGAGGCTACGCCTTTGTATCTGGGCAATTTTTTCATTATTCATTATCACAAAGTCTTAAAGCGACACACAAAGATACTTATTGATAAATAATTCTGTGTCACTATACTTCAAAGAAGATAAATTAAACTTCCTGATATACCGACGCCGCGGAGGTCTCTATGTACGCGCAGCTCGTTGAAACCGGTACTAGCAAGCTCAGAACGCTTGATGAGATGAGCCCTGAGGAACGCCAGTTCCAGGAGCGCATCAATGATGAAATCAAGATAGAGCCAAAGAACTGGATGCCGGATGCCTATCGCAAGACCTTGATCCGCCAGATCTCGCAGCACGCCCACTCAGAGATTGTCGGTATGCTGCCGGAAGGCAATTGGCTGACACGGGCGCCAACGCTCAAGCGCAAGCTGCAGCTAATGGCCAAAATTCAGGATGAGGCAGGTCACGGCCTGTACCTCTATAGCGCCATGGAAACCCTGGGTGCAGACCGCGACGAAGAGATCGACAAGCTTCACGATGGCCGTTCCAAGTACTCCAGCATCTTTAACTACCCAACGCTCAACTGGGCTGACATGGGCACGATTGGCTGGCTGGTCGATGGCGCTGCCATCGTCAATCAGGTACCTCTACAGCGCACCTCTTATGGCCCCTATGCACGCGCCATGATTCGTGTGTGTAAGGAAGAGAGCTTCCACCAGCGTCAGGGGTATCAAATCTTGCTGACCATGATGCAAGAAGGCACCGATGACCAAAAAGCCATGGTGCAGGACTCCATTAACCGCTTCTGGTGGCCAGCCCTGATGATGTTCGGCCCATCTGACGAACACTCTCCCAACAGTGCCCAGTCGATGGCCTGGAAGATCAAGCGCCACAGCAACGATGAGCTGCGTCAGCGCTTCCTTGACCAGACTGTGCCGCAGCTTGAGCTACTGGGCTGCACCGCGCCTGATCCGGATCTTAAATATAACCAGGAAACTGGCCACTACGAGTTCGGTGAAATTGATTGGAAAGAGTTCTTCGATGTGGTCAAGGGCAACGGCCCCTGCAACCGCGAGCGTATCGAAGCACGTCGCAGCGCCATTGATAACGGTGCCTGGGTACGTGAAGCCGCCGTGGCTCACGCCGCCAAGCGCCAACACCGAGCAGCCTGAACTGGCAACGCCCGCTTGGGCGCAGGTTAACAGCAAGATCGCGGTTTTCAGAACCTGATTTTTTAAAACAATAAGGAGTCTCACAAGGTGAGGCTCCTGTGACCACCGAGGCTTTTCTCATGGCTGACTGGCCCCTCTTTGAAGTTTTTATACGCAGCAAGCACGGTCTTAACCACAAGCACGTCGGAAGCGTACACGCCGCCGATCGCCGCATGGCAATAGAGAACGCCCGTGAGCTGTACACCCGTCGCAATGAAGGGGTGAGCATCTGGATTGTTCCGGCTAGCGAAATCACCGCCTCTTCTCCCGATGAGAAAGAGCCGCTGTTCGACCCGTCTAACGACAAGGTCTATCGCCATGCATCCTTCTACAAACTGCCGAAAGATGTCGGCCACATGTAAGGGAGGCAGCGATGCAAAACATATCTCATCAAGACCCGGCTCATCGAAACTCGACTCACCGAAAAGCGGCCCAGAAAAACACAGCTCAAAAAACACAAACACCCTTGGTCAATTACCTGCTGCGCCTTGGCGACAACGCCTTGGTACTCGGCCAGCGCCACGCACAACTGTGCGGCAAGGCACCAGCACTGGAGGAAGAGCTGGCCTTGATGAACGTGGGCCTAGACCTCTTCGGCCAGGCGCGCAACTGGCTGGGTTATGCTGCTGAACTGATGGCTGCTGAACTCGAAGGCGATGATAGCCAGGGCGAGATCGATGCCGACCATCTGGCCTTTCGCCGTGACGCTCAGGACTTCCGTAACCTATTGCTCGTCGAACAGCCCAACGGCGACTTCGCCAACATCATGGGGCGCCAGTTCCTATTCGATGCCTGGCACGTACACCTGCTTGATGGACTCGCTCAGTCCAGCGACCCGCGCATTGCTGAAGTGGCCGCCAAGTCGCTAAAAGAAGCAACGTATCATCTGCGCCGCTCCTCTGAGTGGGTTATTCGCCTGGGCGATGGCACTGAAGAGAGCCACACCCGCATGCAGCACGCCCTCGACAACCTCTGGCAGTTCACCGGCGAGCTATTGCAGGTCGACGAGATTGACCAGGCCATGCTGGAAGCCGGTATTGCGCCAGACCCAGACACGCTGGCCAACCGCTGGAAAGCTACCGTAGAAGAGGTGCTTGAAGAAGCCACCCTGGCACGCCCTCCTTACGACGCCTGGATGTATACCGGCGGTAAAGTCGGCCATCACACCGAACACTTGGGCTTTCTATTGGCGGAAATGCAATATCTGCCGAGGGCATATCCCGATGCGACCGTCTGGTAACCACCCACCTGCGTCTATCGATGACAGGCTTACCGATGACTGGCCCTCCAGTGATTTGATCGGTAGTGACCGCAGCGGGCTTCCACCAGCCGGTGACGAAGGCGATGTCGAAGCTGTACGGGCCGTTTTGCAGGAAGTGCCAGACCCTGAAGTTCCGGTCGTCAGCGTGGTTGAGCTGGGAATTGTGCGGGATATCGATTGGGTTGATGGTCGGTTAGCGGTCAGCGTGACGCCGACCTACTCCGGCTGCCCGGCCACGGAAGTGATTGAGCAGCATATCCATGAAGCGCTGGTGGCCGCCGGCTACTCTAACCCGTTGATCCAGCGACGCTTATCACCCGCTTGGACAACCGATTGGCTGACCGAGGCCGGGCGCGAAAAACTGCGCGCCTACGGCATCGCTCCACCGGTGGGGAGCGCCAACAAACGTAGCCTAACCGGCCAGCCCGATCCGGTTGTGCCCTGCCCTTTATGTGGCAGCAAAGCAACCGAACGTGTCAGCGAATTCGGCTCCACGGCTTGCAAGGCGCTCTACCGCTGCCGCGACTGCCTGGAGCCTTTCGATTATTTCAAGTGTCTGTAAAACGACGAGACCATTTCCCATGAGCCGATTTCACGCCCTAACCGTCAAAGATGTACGCAAGGAAACCCATGACGCCGTTTCCATTGCTTTCCACATTCCCGACGATCTGCTGGACGCCTTTCGCTTCACTCAAGGGCAGTACCTAACACTGCGCCATGACATCGAAGGCGAGGATGTTCGTCGCTCCTACTCGATCTGCACTGGCGTCCACGAGCATGAGCTGAGAGTCGCCGTCAAACTGGTACCCGGCGGCAGCTTCTCCACCTTTGCCAACCAGCAATTGCAGCCTGGCGACAGCCTGGAAGTGATGCCGCCCCAGGGCAAGTTCTTCGTACCTCTCGACCCCAGCCGTGAAGGGCACTATTTGGCAGTGACTGCCGGCAGTGGCGTCACACCCATTATGTCGATCGTCTCCACCACGCTGGAAAGCGAGCCCAAGAGCCGCTTTACCGTGATCTATGGCAATCGCTCCACCACGGGCACGCTGTTTCGCGAACGTCTTCAGGATCTCAAGGATCGCTACCTGGAGCGCCTCAACATTATTTACGTGTTCAGCCGCGAGAAACAGGAAATCGATCTGTATAACGGGCGCATTGATGCCGACAAGTGCAACGCCCTGTTTGACCGCTGGGTGGAAGTACCCAAGCTCGACGCCGCTTTCATCTGCGGCCCTCAGGAAATGACCGAGACGGTGCGTGATGTTCTGACCCAGCACGGGTTGCCTAAAGAAAAAGTGCACTTTGAGCTGTTCACTACGGGGCTACCGACGGCTGGCGCCAAGCGCCGCCAGGCGGCGAAGGTGGGTCAAGTGGATACCGAAACCTCGCACATCAAAGTAATCATCGATGGCCGCACCATTGAGTATAACCTGCCCCGTAATACCCAGAGCATTCTGGACGCAGGTAACGAGCACGGCGCGGATATTCCTTTCTCATGCAAGGCCGGGGTGTGCTCCACCTGCAAGTCAAAAGTCATCGAAGGTGAGGTGGAAATGGACGCCAATTTCGCCCTGGAAGATTACGAAATCGATGCCGGTTACGTGCTGTCCTGCCAATGCTACCCGATCAGCGACAAAGTCGTACTCGACTATGACGAGGTGTAACCGGTAGCAGCGTCGGTTTTATTTACCCTGATATCAACAACTGATACCAACAACTGATCCCCAAAAAAAACAGGCGGGAGAACGCTCAATGTCAGTCCTACAGAGTTACATTGCAGGCCAGTGGTTCGGGCACACCGGAGCCAAGGCACTGCTAAGCGCCATCGATGGCACCACCGTTGCGCATACCCACGAAGAAAGCATCAACTTTGCCGAAGCGGTGGAGTACGCCCGCAACATTGGCGTAAAAAATATGCTGGCACTGGATTTCCAGCAGCGGGCCGCCATTCTTAAGGAACTGGCGATCTATATCCAGGAGCGCAAGCGTGAGCTCTACGTCATCTCCCACCATACCGGCTGCACCAAAGCCGACTCCTGGATCGACATCGACGGTGGCTTCGGCACCCTGTTTACCTACGCCTCTACGGGCCGCAAGGAACTACCCTCCGGCAATGTGGCCCACGAAGGCCCGGTGACCCAGTTAGGCAAGGATAACCACTTCAATGGCACCCATATTCTGGTGCCCCGCCGCGGCGTCTCTGTCCATATCAATGCGTTTAACTTCCCCATCTGGGGCATGCTGGAGAAGTTCGCCCCCGCCTTTTTGGCCGGTATGCCGTGTATCTTTAAACCAGCAACCGCCACTAGCTATCTGGCCGAAGCTGCCGTAAGAGTGATTAATGACTCAGGCCTACTGCCCGAGGGAGCCCTGCAACTGATCATCGGTGGTGCGGGCGACTTACTGGATCACCTGGAAGAGCAGGACTTTGTCACCTTTACCGGTTCGGCAAACACTGCTCTCATGCTAAAAAGCCACCCCAACATCATGGCGAAAAGCATCCCGTTCAACGCCGAGGCCGACTCTCTTAACAGCGCCATCATGGCACCAGACGTTAGCCCGGAAGACGAAGAGTTCGAGATCTTTGCCAAGGAAGTCGTCAAAGAGATGACCGCCAAAGCAGGCCAAAAGTGTACCGCGATTCGCCGGGTGTTAGTGCCCGCTGAACATCTGGATGCGTTAACGGGCAGCATTAAGGGGCGGCTTGCCAAGATAGTGGTAGGTGACCCCCACGAGGAAGGCGTGCGCATGGGCGCGCTCTCTTCCCGTGACCAGCTGCGGGACGTTAATCATGCAATTGAACAGCTGCTGGAAACCAGTGAGTGTGTCTTCGGTAAAGAGGGTAACTTCAAGCCACTGGGCCAGGGTGTAGAAAACGGCGCCTTCATCACTCCCCACCTGTTGATCAGCCGTAACCCGCTGAACGACGGTGGTGCTCATGACATTGAAGCCTTTGGCCCCGTCGCGACGCTAATGCCCTATACCGGTATCGATGAAGCGCTGACCATCGCTGCCAAAGGCAAGGGCAGCCTAGTGACCACGCTGACCACCAAAGATCCCGCCATTGCGGCTGAAATGATCCCCGTTTTGGCTGCCCAGCACGGCCGCCTGCAGATTTTGGATGCCCAAGCGTCAAAGGAATCCACTGGCCACGGCTCCCCGCTACCGATGCTCAAACATGGTGGCCCCGGCCGTGCTGGCGGTGGCGAGGAGCTTGGTGGTATTCGCGCGGTTCACCACTATCTACAACGCACCGCCATCCAGGGCTCTCCAACCATGGTCGCGGCAGTGACGGGGGAGTATGTGCGTGGCGCCAAGGTGATCGAGAATGATATCCACCCGTTCCGTCGCCATTTTGACGACCTACAGGTGGGCGAGTCCCTGCTGACTCATCGCCGCACCGTCACTGAAGCCGACATCGTCAACTTTGGCTGCCTCTCTGGCGACCACTTCTATATGCACTTCGATGACATCGCCGCAAAAGAGACCCAGTTCGGCCAACGCATTGCCCACGGCTACTTTGTGCTGTCTGCTGCTGCGGGTCTATTCGTTTACCCAGGCGAAGGCCCCGTACTGGCTAACTACGGCCTGGATACGCTGCGCTTTATTACGCCTGTACTGGTCGGCGACACTATCCGTGCCCGCCTCACCTGTAAGCGCAAGATTGATCAGGGCCGGACATCTCCCGATGGACACCCACAAGGCGTGGTGATGTGGGACGTGGCAGTGACCAATCAAAACGATGAGCTGGTCGCCAGCTACGACATCCTAACGCTGGTGGCAAAGCGGCAGTAACGCCCCAGCCAATACATGTACGTGGTAAGCGAAGCGCACTCGCAGCGGCGGCTCAGGGGGCTGGGTGGAGTCATCGTCAGGCACTCACCGCACTGTCACTCCCGAGCCACCGTACTGTCACTCCCGAGTCACCGCACTGTCATTCCCGAGTGGGGTTATCGGGAATCCACCTTGACCTTGACCTGCAGCCGCCCGAAAACCAAGGTCAACATGGATTCCCGCTAAGGGCCTGCGGGAATGACGAGGGCGGCTCGGGGGGCTGGGCGGAGTCACCGTCAGGCACTCACCGCACGCCATTCCCGAGTCACCGCTCTGTCACTCCCGAGTCACCGCTCTGTCACTCCCGAGTCACCGCTCTGTCATTCCCGAGTCACCGCACTGTCATTCCCGAGTGGGGTTATCGGGAATCCACCTTGACCTTGGCCTGCAGCAGCCCGAAAACCAAGGTCACAATAGATTCCCGCTAAGGGCCCGCGGGAATGACGAGGACGGCTCGGGGGGCTGGGTGGAGTCATCGCCAGGCACTCACCGCACGTCATTCCCGAGTCACCGCACGCCATTCCCGAGTCACCGCACTGTCATTCCCGAGTGGGGTTATCGGGAATCCACCTTGACCTTGACCTTGACCTTGACCTTGACCTGCAGCAGCCCGAAAACCAAGGTCACAATAGATTCCCGCTAAGGGCCTGCGGGAATGACGAGGGCGGCTCGGGGGGCTGGGTGGAGTCATCGTCAGGCACTTATTAAACAAAAAAACCCAGCCCATCGGCTAATGCCAGTCGGCCTTATAACTGACTGGCATTACACTAATAACGCCGGTTTAATACAGCAATCGCGGCAGGAAAAGAACAATTGCGGGGAATATAAGCACTAACAGCGCCCGTATAGTACCAGCGACCCAGAAAGGCGTAACGCCACGGAAGATAGTGCCTGTTGATACGTCCGGCAATACGGCCCTCAGCACGAATACATTCATCCCGACAGGGGGCGTTATCAAACTGATCTCGATAACGATCACCACCAGAATACCGAACCACACCAGGTCATAACCTAGCCCCGCCACTACTGGGAAAAATACCGGGACGGTGAGTAGCATCATCGACATGCTTTCAAAGACGCACCCCAGCACTACGTAGATCGCAATAATCACCAGGATGACCACAAAAGGTGCTACGTTCAGGCCATTAACCAGCGCCAGTAAGTCTCCAGGCAGGCCTGCGCGATTAATGAAATTAGCGAAGATCAACGCCGTTAACACCACAGCAAACAGCATTGCCGTTGTGCGTACGGTATCCATCAGCACATTCATTAATACTTCTAACGTTAAGGCACGGCGCATCAGCGCAATCAGAAAGGCTCCCATGGCACCAATGCCAGCAGCTTCAGTGGGCGTAAACACCCCAAGGTAAATACCGCCAATCACCAGCACGAAAAGCGCTAGCGTACTGCCTACACTTTTTAACGCCTGAAAGCGTTCTGGCCACGGCACTTTTTCTGCGGCAGGCCCGGCACTGGGGTCGCGCCAGAGCACCCATTTGATGGCACCAATATAAAGAAAGATGCCAAGAATGCCGGGGATAAAGCCAGCCGCAAACAGTTCCCGGATGCTGGTTTCAGTCAGAATGCCATAAATCACCAGCATCACACTGGGGGGGATCAATATGCCCAAGGTGCCACCTGCCGCGATGGAAGCAGCAGCCAGCGAATCCTTATAGCCATATTTGCGCATTTGCGGCATGGCCACTCGGCCCATGGTGGCGCAGGTAGCGAGGCTCGAACCGCAAATAGCGCTAAAACCGCCGCAGGCAACGATCGTCGCCATCGCCTGACCACCCTTTCGATGGCCTAGAAAGCCGTTAGACGCCCTGAACAAAGCATCTGATAACCCTGCATGAGAAACAAAGTTACCCATTAGAATGAACAAGGGAATAACCGACAGCCCATAGTCCATGGCGGTATCTACTACCCTACGCGCCGCCATTGCTTCTGCAGCATTCCAATTGCCGGTCAGCAGATAGAAGCCTCCAAACCCAACGATCCCCATCGCAAACGCCAGAGGCACGCGCAGGAACACTAAAAACAGCAACACTGCGAAACCGTACAACGCTTCAGTCATGGGGCTCTCCTTTGCTCAATGGGCCACCTTGCTTGATTACCTTGAGTCCTTCGAGCAAATAGAAAACGGCTCGTATGAGCGTCAACAGTGCTGAAAGCGCCAGCATGATAGCGATCAACCCAACCAGATAGCCGCGTGGAATGCGCAGGAACTCCGTCACGTCGCCCCATGAGAAGGCACGCTCAGCCAGCGCCCAAACGCGCTGCGCCATTACCCAGAGAGCAGCCGTCACTATCAGGTTGACGAGCACCTCGCGTATCCAAACCAGTTTTGCAGGAAAAATAGCATCAAGGAGGTCGACGCTGACATGTTCCTGACGCCAGCAAACGACGGGCAACGAC encodes the following:
- the pcaF gene encoding 3-oxoadipyl-CoA thiolase; protein product: MKDALIIDAVRTPIGRYGGALSSIRADDLGAIPMRTLMERNPSVDWSLIDDIFYGCANQAGEDNRNVARMSALLAGLPVEVPGATINRLCGSGMDAIGNAARTIKTGEAGLMIAGGVESMSRAPFVMGKAEQAFSRQADIFDTTIGWRFINRAMKAQFGVDSMPETAENVAEQFGISREDQDAFALRSQQRTAAAMEAGRLAAEIVPVVIPRRKQDPLIVDADEHPRASTTAEQLAKLPTPFREGGSVTAGNASGVNDGACALLMASPEQAERFGLKARARVVGMATAGVEPRIMGFGPSPATRKVLAQTGLTLEQMDVIELNEAFAAQALAVMRDLGLSDDAEHVNPNGGAIALGHPLGMSGARLVTTALHELERRQGRFALCTMCIGVGQGIALIIERL
- the paaK gene encoding phenylacetate--CoA ligase PaaK: MNQPATPIDTATLDPLETASVDELRATQLKRLKWSLKHAYDNVPFYRQSFDKAGVHPDDIQTLADLAKLPFTTKADLRDNYPFGMLATPMSEIVRIHASSGTTGQPTVVGYTQKDIDVWSDVVARSIRAAGGSRSDKVHVAYGYGLFTGGLGAHYGAERLGCAVIPMSGGQTEKQVQLIRDFEPDIIMVTPSYMLNIADEMERQGIDPHTLPLRTGIFGAEPWTDSMRTALEKRLGIDALDIYGLSEVMGPGVGMECLETKDGPTIWEDHFYPEIIDPASGEVLPDGEYGELVFTTLTKEGLPVIRYRTRDLTRLLPGTARPMRRIDKITGRSDDMLIIRGVNVFPTQIEEQLLKIAALSPHYEIEISRQGNMDTVLVRVEANHHDIARDPVACEQAAQQLRHAIKTYIGISSQVEVCPVESVMRSLGKARRVKDLR
- the paaA gene encoding 1,2-phenylacetyl-CoA epoxidase subunit PaaA, whose translation is MYAQLVETGTSKLRTLDEMSPEERQFQERINDEIKIEPKNWMPDAYRKTLIRQISQHAHSEIVGMLPEGNWLTRAPTLKRKLQLMAKIQDEAGHGLYLYSAMETLGADRDEEIDKLHDGRSKYSSIFNYPTLNWADMGTIGWLVDGAAIVNQVPLQRTSYGPYARAMIRVCKEESFHQRQGYQILLTMMQEGTDDQKAMVQDSINRFWWPALMMFGPSDEHSPNSAQSMAWKIKRHSNDELRQRFLDQTVPQLELLGCTAPDPDLKYNQETGHYEFGEIDWKEFFDVVKGNGPCNRERIEARRSAIDNGAWVREAAVAHAAKRQHRAA
- the paaB gene encoding 1,2-phenylacetyl-CoA epoxidase subunit PaaB: MADWPLFEVFIRSKHGLNHKHVGSVHAADRRMAIENARELYTRRNEGVSIWIVPASEITASSPDEKEPLFDPSNDKVYRHASFYKLPKDVGHM
- the paaC gene encoding 1,2-phenylacetyl-CoA epoxidase subunit PaaC → MQNISHQDPAHRNSTHRKAAQKNTAQKTQTPLVNYLLRLGDNALVLGQRHAQLCGKAPALEEELALMNVGLDLFGQARNWLGYAAELMAAELEGDDSQGEIDADHLAFRRDAQDFRNLLLVEQPNGDFANIMGRQFLFDAWHVHLLDGLAQSSDPRIAEVAAKSLKEATYHLRRSSEWVIRLGDGTEESHTRMQHALDNLWQFTGELLQVDEIDQAMLEAGIAPDPDTLANRWKATVEEVLEEATLARPPYDAWMYTGGKVGHHTEHLGFLLAEMQYLPRAYPDATVW
- the paaD gene encoding 1,2-phenylacetyl-CoA epoxidase subunit PaaD, which gives rise to MRPSGNHPPASIDDRLTDDWPSSDLIGSDRSGLPPAGDEGDVEAVRAVLQEVPDPEVPVVSVVELGIVRDIDWVDGRLAVSVTPTYSGCPATEVIEQHIHEALVAAGYSNPLIQRRLSPAWTTDWLTEAGREKLRAYGIAPPVGSANKRSLTGQPDPVVPCPLCGSKATERVSEFGSTACKALYRCRDCLEPFDYFKCL
- the paaE gene encoding 1,2-phenylacetyl-CoA epoxidase subunit PaaE is translated as MSRFHALTVKDVRKETHDAVSIAFHIPDDLLDAFRFTQGQYLTLRHDIEGEDVRRSYSICTGVHEHELRVAVKLVPGGSFSTFANQQLQPGDSLEVMPPQGKFFVPLDPSREGHYLAVTAGSGVTPIMSIVSTTLESEPKSRFTVIYGNRSTTGTLFRERLQDLKDRYLERLNIIYVFSREKQEIDLYNGRIDADKCNALFDRWVEVPKLDAAFICGPQEMTETVRDVLTQHGLPKEKVHFELFTTGLPTAGAKRRQAAKVGQVDTETSHIKVIIDGRTIEYNLPRNTQSILDAGNEHGADIPFSCKAGVCSTCKSKVIEGEVEMDANFALEDYEIDAGYVLSCQCYPISDKVVLDYDEV
- the paaZ gene encoding phenylacetic acid degradation bifunctional protein PaaZ produces the protein MSVLQSYIAGQWFGHTGAKALLSAIDGTTVAHTHEESINFAEAVEYARNIGVKNMLALDFQQRAAILKELAIYIQERKRELYVISHHTGCTKADSWIDIDGGFGTLFTYASTGRKELPSGNVAHEGPVTQLGKDNHFNGTHILVPRRGVSVHINAFNFPIWGMLEKFAPAFLAGMPCIFKPATATSYLAEAAVRVINDSGLLPEGALQLIIGGAGDLLDHLEEQDFVTFTGSANTALMLKSHPNIMAKSIPFNAEADSLNSAIMAPDVSPEDEEFEIFAKEVVKEMTAKAGQKCTAIRRVLVPAEHLDALTGSIKGRLAKIVVGDPHEEGVRMGALSSRDQLRDVNHAIEQLLETSECVFGKEGNFKPLGQGVENGAFITPHLLISRNPLNDGGAHDIEAFGPVATLMPYTGIDEALTIAAKGKGSLVTTLTTKDPAIAAEMIPVLAAQHGRLQILDAQASKESTGHGSPLPMLKHGGPGRAGGGEELGGIRAVHHYLQRTAIQGSPTMVAAVTGEYVRGAKVIENDIHPFRRHFDDLQVGESLLTHRRTVTEADIVNFGCLSGDHFYMHFDDIAAKETQFGQRIAHGYFVLSAAAGLFVYPGEGPVLANYGLDTLRFITPVLVGDTIRARLTCKRKIDQGRTSPDGHPQGVVMWDVAVTNQNDELVASYDILTLVAKRQ
- a CDS encoding TRAP transporter large permease encodes the protein MTEALYGFAVLLFLVFLRVPLAFAMGIVGFGGFYLLTGNWNAAEAMAARRVVDTAMDYGLSVIPLFILMGNFVSHAGLSDALFRASNGFLGHRKGGQAMATIVACGGFSAICGSSLATCATMGRVAMPQMRKYGYKDSLAAASIAAGGTLGILIPPSVMLVIYGILTETSIRELFAAGFIPGILGIFLYIGAIKWVLWRDPSAGPAAEKVPWPERFQALKSVGSTLALFVLVIGGIYLGVFTPTEAAGIGAMGAFLIALMRRALTLEVLMNVLMDTVRTTAMLFAVVLTALIFANFINRAGLPGDLLALVNGLNVAPFVVILVIIAIYVVLGCVFESMSMMLLTVPVFFPVVAGLGYDLVWFGILVVIVIEISLITPPVGMNVFVLRAVLPDVSTGTIFRGVTPFWVAGTIRALLVLIFPAIVLFLPRLLY
- a CDS encoding TRAP transporter small permease — its product is MQTQVTRAARVSRVLQLTLEGVAGATLFGMMLLTTADVVGRYFFNSPILGAVELTQLMLAALVFLSLPVVCWRQEHVSVDLLDAIFPAKLVWIREVLVNLIVTAALWVMAQRVWALAERAFSWGDVTEFLRIPRGYLVGLIAIMLALSALLTLIRAVFYLLEGLKVIKQGGPLSKGEPHD